One Defluviitoga tunisiensis genomic window carries:
- a CDS encoding ABC transporter permease: MSTDIKSKKAPSRIQMQLADFWKEFKQVKFGIIGLIFLVIFILITIFEHFLIPFPEASTRWRDITYWEDNPRNAPPVWINWFTEKDYTPTTYMNNLEFEEKTISPTMSVSTAILEYDYNYDVPPIDLIYRGRFKGSFTLNIVLERPDGNTINLVNKNFSSPTWKDFRVAISNEAKNAVQSFAKRFQNVSSQTIKVNSTIFSEANKEIITNPVPLKGTYKFNINIIKTSEDTVIEDPKFIFSGAVSGILGTDNAKRDIWSGLIAGTKWALFIGLLTSAISISVGVIYGVVSAYYGGFVDSIMQRIWEIFMNIPLLPVLIVLSAIFKPSIWSLITMMCLFFWVGPVKTVRSMALQIKEETYVEAAKALGASNGRIIFKHMVPILIPYAFASMALNVPSAILYEATVSLLGLGDATIVTWGQILHDAMNGGAVTNGLWWWVVPPGISIALIGMTFAFIGFAMDTILNPKLRTR, encoded by the coding sequence GTGAGTACTGATATCAAATCAAAAAAAGCACCAAGTAGAATTCAAATGCAACTAGCAGATTTTTGGAAAGAATTCAAACAAGTAAAATTCGGTATTATAGGACTTATTTTTCTAGTTATTTTTATCTTAATTACAATATTTGAACATTTTTTGATTCCATTCCCAGAAGCGTCTACAAGGTGGCGGGATATTACTTATTGGGAAGATAATCCCAGGAATGCTCCACCTGTTTGGATCAATTGGTTTACCGAAAAAGATTACACACCTACAACTTATATGAACAACCTAGAATTTGAAGAAAAAACCATTTCTCCTACTATGTCAGTTAGCACAGCTATCTTAGAATACGATTATAATTACGATGTCCCACCTATAGATCTAATCTATAGAGGAAGATTCAAGGGATCGTTCACTTTAAACATAGTATTGGAGAGACCTGATGGCAACACTATTAATTTAGTAAACAAAAATTTTAGTTCACCTACATGGAAAGATTTTAGAGTTGCAATTAGTAATGAAGCAAAAAATGCTGTTCAAAGCTTTGCCAAAAGATTTCAAAATGTATCCTCTCAAACAATAAAAGTAAATAGTACTATTTTTTCTGAAGCAAATAAAGAAATTATTACAAACCCTGTACCTTTAAAAGGTACCTATAAATTTAACATCAATATAATCAAAACTTCTGAAGATACAGTAATTGAAGACCCTAAATTTATCTTTTCTGGAGCTGTGTCAGGCATTTTGGGAACTGATAATGCAAAACGCGACATATGGAGTGGATTAATAGCTGGCACAAAATGGGCTCTTTTCATAGGACTTTTAACTTCTGCTATATCAATATCAGTAGGGGTTATTTATGGTGTTGTTTCAGCATATTATGGCGGATTTGTCGATTCTATTATGCAAAGAATTTGGGAAATTTTTATGAATATTCCCTTGCTACCAGTTTTAATTGTTTTATCTGCCATATTTAAACCCAGTATATGGTCTTTAATAACAATGATGTGTTTATTCTTTTGGGTTGGCCCAGTAAAAACTGTTAGAAGTATGGCCTTGCAAATAAAAGAAGAAACCTATGTTGAAGCTGCTAAAGCCCTTGGTGCATCAAATGGTAGAATAATATTCAAACATATGGTCCCTATCTTAATTCCATATGCATTTGCTAGTATGGCATTAAACGTGCCAAGCGCCATACTTTACGAAGCAACTGTAAGTTTGCTTGGATTAGGAGATGCTACAATAGTAACTTGGGGCCAAATTCTTCATGATGCTATGAATGGTGGAGCGGTTACAAATGGATTATGGTGGTGGGTAGTTCCTCCTGGAATCTCTATAGCTTTAATAGGAATGACATTTGCATTTATTGGTTTTGCAATGGACACTATCCTAAATCCAAAATTGAGGACGAGGTAG
- a CDS encoding NAD-dependent epimerase/dehydratase family protein gives MADKSKYKILVTGGAGFIGSNLVDKLLEEGHSVVVVDNLSTGNINLLSPLALFYQQDIRDYKVMDIIFETHHFDYVFHLAAQISVPESVENPKKDAEINILGTLNILSLSVKYGIKKIIFSSSGGAIYGENAPIPTTEDYCPNPISPYAISKLACEHYIKFFSKEFSLDYTILRYSNVYGPKQTPKGEAGVVAIFTENMLNNQEVTIYGTGEQIRDFVHVYDVIQANILSLDRAKNEIINISTNEATSINELFKIMKEEINYKKTPIYQQKRPGDLEVSVLSNEKAKEILNWQPSFNLKKGVKNTIEWYRTSV, from the coding sequence ATGGCGGATAAAAGCAAATATAAAATACTTGTTACTGGTGGTGCTGGTTTTATTGGTTCAAATTTAGTAGACAAATTATTAGAAGAAGGGCATTCAGTAGTTGTTGTTGATAATCTTTCAACAGGCAATATTAATTTGTTATCTCCGTTAGCTTTATTTTATCAACAAGATATTAGAGATTATAAAGTTATGGATATCATTTTTGAAACCCATCATTTTGACTATGTCTTTCACCTAGCTGCTCAAATTTCTGTTCCAGAATCTGTTGAGAACCCAAAGAAAGATGCAGAAATAAATATTCTAGGTACTTTAAACATTTTGTCTTTATCTGTAAAATATGGAATCAAAAAGATAATATTTTCTTCTTCTGGTGGTGCTATATATGGAGAAAATGCACCTATTCCCACAACAGAAGATTATTGTCCAAATCCAATAAGTCCATATGCTATTTCAAAATTAGCTTGTGAACATTACATAAAATTTTTTTCAAAGGAATTTTCTCTTGATTATACTATATTAAGATATTCAAATGTATATGGGCCTAAACAAACTCCAAAAGGTGAAGCTGGTGTTGTTGCTATATTTACAGAAAATATGCTAAATAATCAAGAAGTTACAATTTATGGTACTGGTGAACAAATAAGAGATTTTGTGCATGTTTATGATGTCATACAAGCTAATATTTTATCTTTAGATCGTGCAAAAAACGAAATTATTAACATCTCAACCAATGAGGCAACAAGTATAAATGAACTCTTTAAAATCATGAAAGAAGAAATTAATTACAAAAAAACTCCTATTTATCAGCAAAAAAGACCTGGAGATTTAGAGGTAAGTGTGCTTTCAAACGAAAAAGCAAAAGAGATTTTAAATTGGCAGCCTTCATTCAATTTAAAAAAAGGAGTGAAAAACACTATTGAATGGTATAGAACCTCTGTATGA
- a CDS encoding ABC transporter permease — MYWRYAIKRILMGIIIYVIIIFIYSFLFNTVMEETLNGQIIEQVNGEMVKISQVGTDPDYLLEYRERRIRELRDIYHLDDPLLSRVFWRAIDTLTFNYGRSTIMRSFKGETDVIKIVLERIPNTLMLFTTSIILDILIGVWLGIKKAQRAGKFLDKSTSIITMTVYGLPSWWFGMVMIMIFAFMIPIFPSGGISSVPPPETFFAKLVDLLYHMALPVITLVFIGFWGRAYLTRNIVLGNLQEDFIMSARARGIPERSVLYGHALRTSAPPILTMSLLSLLASFSGALVFEGIFSWPGMGNLYWAAVQQNDIPVLLGNLSITTLIYISGIVLLDLIYGFLDPRIKVGGKA, encoded by the coding sequence ATGTATTGGAGATATGCTATCAAAAGAATCCTTATGGGTATTATTATTTATGTAATAATAATCTTTATTTATTCCTTTCTTTTTAATACCGTAATGGAAGAAACATTGAATGGACAAATCATTGAACAAGTAAATGGAGAAATGGTTAAGATTTCACAAGTAGGTACAGATCCTGATTATTTGTTGGAGTATAGGGAAAGAAGAATTAGAGAGCTTAGAGATATATATCACCTTGACGATCCATTGCTTTCACGGGTATTTTGGAGAGCAATAGACACTTTAACATTTAACTATGGTAGATCTACAATAATGAGATCATTTAAAGGAGAAACGGACGTTATCAAAATTGTCCTTGAAAGAATTCCTAATACCTTAATGTTATTTACTACATCGATTATCTTAGATATATTAATTGGTGTGTGGTTAGGAATCAAAAAGGCACAGAGGGCTGGAAAATTCTTGGATAAAAGTACCTCAATCATAACCATGACTGTTTATGGATTGCCTTCTTGGTGGTTTGGAATGGTAATGATAATGATTTTTGCTTTTATGATACCTATTTTCCCTTCAGGTGGCATAAGTAGTGTACCACCTCCAGAAACTTTCTTTGCAAAACTTGTTGATTTATTATACCATATGGCTTTACCTGTCATCACTCTAGTCTTTATTGGATTTTGGGGTAGAGCATACTTAACAAGAAATATAGTTCTAGGAAACCTACAGGAAGATTTCATTATGTCTGCAAGAGCGCGAGGTATACCAGAAAGATCTGTTTTATATGGACATGCATTAAGAACCTCTGCTCCTCCTATTTTGACGATGTCGTTACTATCTCTATTAGCATCCTTTTCAGGGGCATTAGTATTTGAAGGCATATTTAGCTGGCCCGGTATGGGAAACTTATATTGGGCAGCAGTGCAGCAAAATGATATACCGGTTCTTCTCGGTAATTTATCAATAACCACACTTATATATATTTCTGGTATAGTATTGTTGGATTTAATCTATGGATTCCTAGATCCTAGAATAAAAGTAGGTGGGAAAGCGTGA
- the hflC gene encoding protease modulator HflC codes for MTIWAVTIIIVFLGLFFGLTSFYIVEQTQQAVVLRFGEIKNVRTEPGVYVKAPFIDNVVKFEKRFMIYDIPVERVITFDRRTVLADTYAIWRIEDPKRFIETLGTMEVAMTRIDDIVYSHVRDVIGTYSFSEVLSIQRLKILEEIKKRSVNSLKDFGISIIDVRLKRTDLPQENTQAVYERMKSERYAMAAQLRAEGEKEAQKMKAEADKKVSIIKSDAQKEAEIIRGTGEASATNIYSEAYSQDMDFYELQKITQIYKESFEKSILVIPNDSPLLKYFYNMK; via the coding sequence ATGACTATTTGGGCAGTTACAATAATAATTGTATTTTTAGGGCTTTTCTTTGGATTAACATCTTTTTACATAGTAGAACAAACTCAACAAGCAGTTGTACTTAGATTTGGAGAGATTAAAAATGTAAGAACCGAACCTGGCGTTTACGTAAAAGCGCCATTCATCGACAATGTTGTCAAGTTTGAAAAAAGATTTATGATTTATGATATTCCAGTAGAAAGAGTCATTACTTTCGATAGACGTACTGTTCTAGCAGATACTTATGCAATATGGAGGATAGAAGATCCTAAAAGATTTATAGAAACATTGGGAACTATGGAGGTAGCAATGACAAGGATAGACGATATTGTTTATTCTCATGTTAGAGATGTAATAGGCACCTACTCTTTTTCAGAAGTATTATCTATACAAAGGCTTAAAATATTAGAAGAAATAAAAAAACGTAGTGTAAACTCTTTAAAAGATTTTGGAATTAGTATAATAGATGTTAGACTAAAAAGGACGGATCTACCTCAAGAAAATACTCAAGCTGTTTATGAAAGAATGAAAAGTGAAAGATATGCTATGGCAGCTCAACTTAGGGCTGAAGGAGAAAAAGAAGCTCAAAAAATGAAGGCAGAGGCTGATAAAAAAGTCAGCATAATAAAATCAGATGCTCAAAAAGAGGCTGAAATCATAAGAGGAACTGGGGAAGCTAGTGCTACTAATATATATTCAGAGGCATATTCACAAGATATGGATTTTTATGAATTACAAAAAATAACTCAAATTTATAAAGAATCATTTGAAAAGAGTATTTTGGTGATTCCAAACGATTCACCTTTGTTAAAATATTTCTATAATATGAAATAA
- the dprA gene encoding DNA-processing protein DprA: MPTVFKEDYEEKKRNIFKRLNQVKDLKILTYWDEAYPDLLKETNDPPIIIYYFGDISLMKSMKVSIVGSRKPTSYGKTVCENIAKTLDSYTIVSGMAYGIDSIAHINSKKTIAVLGNGIDVVYPKSNENLYARIKNEGLILSEYFPGTRPARYTFPYRNRIIAGLSEKTIVVEASKKSGSLITARYALDYGREVLAVPGDITRINSYGTNYLIYSGATPIISLEQLRELFRVNKTFDNNNTIIEDKNSILENHILQSIMNGKDNLDLICDSINEDVSLILSTIMKMEIEGVIGQENGVYYILKEGE, encoded by the coding sequence TTGCCCACAGTATTTAAAGAAGATTATGAAGAAAAGAAAAGAAATATATTTAAAAGATTAAATCAGGTCAAAGACTTAAAAATCTTGACTTATTGGGATGAAGCATATCCTGATCTTTTGAAAGAAACAAATGATCCCCCTATCATTATTTACTATTTTGGAGATATTTCTTTGATGAAAAGTATGAAAGTATCAATTGTTGGTAGTAGGAAGCCAACCAGTTATGGAAAAACGGTTTGTGAAAATATAGCAAAAACATTAGATAGTTATACCATTGTTAGTGGAATGGCTTATGGAATAGATTCTATAGCCCATATAAATTCTAAAAAGACTATAGCAGTTTTAGGAAATGGAATAGATGTTGTTTACCCCAAATCAAACGAGAACCTGTATGCCAGAATAAAAAATGAAGGTTTAATTTTATCAGAGTACTTTCCCGGAACTAGGCCTGCAAGGTATACATTCCCTTATAGAAATAGAATAATTGCTGGACTTTCAGAAAAAACCATTGTAGTAGAAGCTTCAAAGAAAAGTGGCTCACTTATTACTGCTAGGTATGCCCTAGATTATGGGAGAGAAGTTTTAGCTGTGCCTGGGGATATTACACGTATAAACTCATATGGAACAAATTACCTCATATATAGTGGTGCTACGCCAATAATTTCTTTAGAGCAACTTAGAGAATTATTCAGAGTTAACAAGACTTTTGATAATAACAATACAATCATAGAAGATAAAAATTCTATATTAGAGAATCATATACTTCAATCAATAATGAATGGGAAAGATAATTTAGATCTAATTTGTGATTCTATAAATGAAGATGTATCATTAATTTTATCAACTATAATGAAAATGGAAATAGAAGGTGTTATTGGTCAGGAAAATGGAGTTTACTATATTTTGAAAGAAGGAGAGTGA
- a CDS encoding replication-associated recombination protein A, protein MNGIEPLYEKIRPKNIDEILGNEKLKEVLKTWIKNKKIRSFIIYGEPGTGKSTIVKALLNEIKELYDIYTISGALEGKKTIKSIIEKENNLFSKPKLLFVDEIHRLNKAEQDTLLLSIETGDLTLIGATTENPAISINPALLSRVLIFKTQELSEKDYELLFERIKDYYKDINITDEAKKALVDYAGKDLRRIINLIETAKEASINEIDLQFLSDFTGFKLNYNKNAKYSFISAYIKSVRGSDPDAAILYLAYMLESGEDPLYVARRMVILAAEDVGLADPNALNIAVSAMIATEHIGYPECYLPLSEATLYLCACPKSNSSYLAYSKAKDFINKSNFEIPKKLINPLNKKMQKQGFGENYKYPHDYGGFVRESYMPETYEKTQFYHPKDIGYEKKIKERFIQLWKNYKNYT, encoded by the coding sequence TTGAATGGTATAGAACCTCTGTATGAAAAGATACGCCCTAAAAACATCGATGAAATTTTAGGAAATGAAAAATTAAAAGAAGTGCTTAAGACCTGGATAAAAAATAAGAAAATCAGATCTTTTATAATATATGGTGAACCTGGAACAGGTAAATCTACTATTGTCAAAGCCCTACTAAACGAGATTAAAGAATTGTATGATATTTATACAATTTCAGGGGCTTTAGAAGGAAAAAAAACTATTAAAAGTATAATTGAAAAAGAAAATAATCTATTTTCCAAACCTAAATTACTGTTTGTTGATGAAATTCATAGATTGAACAAAGCTGAACAAGATACACTTTTATTAAGTATTGAAACAGGAGATTTAACACTCATAGGAGCTACAACAGAAAATCCTGCTATAAGTATAAATCCTGCATTACTTTCTAGAGTTTTAATCTTTAAAACCCAAGAATTATCTGAAAAAGATTATGAACTTTTATTTGAAAGAATTAAAGATTATTATAAAGATATAAATATAACCGACGAAGCAAAGAAAGCCCTTGTTGATTATGCTGGAAAAGATCTAAGAAGAATAATCAATTTAATTGAAACAGCTAAAGAAGCTTCTATAAACGAAATAGACTTACAATTTCTATCTGATTTTACAGGTTTCAAACTAAACTATAACAAAAATGCAAAATATAGTTTTATTTCTGCATACATTAAAAGTGTAAGAGGCAGCGATCCAGACGCTGCCATTCTTTATCTTGCCTATATGTTAGAAAGTGGGGAAGACCCACTTTATGTAGCAAGAAGGATGGTAATTCTTGCTGCAGAAGATGTAGGTTTAGCTGATCCAAATGCCTTAAATATAGCTGTTTCTGCAATGATAGCAACCGAACATATTGGTTATCCTGAATGTTATCTTCCTTTATCTGAAGCAACCTTATATCTATGTGCTTGCCCTAAATCTAATTCTTCTTACTTAGCTTATTCAAAAGCTAAAGATTTTATTAACAAAAGTAATTTTGAAATCCCTAAAAAATTAATTAATCCTCTCAATAAAAAAATGCAAAAGCAAGGATTTGGAGAAAATTATAAATATCCTCATGACTATGGTGGATTTGTAAGAGAAAGTTACATGCCTGAAACTTATGAAAAAACACAGTTTTATCATCCAAAAGACATTGGTTATGAGAAGAAAATCAAGGAAAGATTTATTCAATTATGGAAAAACTATAAAAATTATACTTGA
- the hflK gene encoding FtsH protease activity modulator HflK has translation MAEYEVFDPVDPNDEFKEYSNDRKHRWRNIIILVIIIAVGAYLLTGVYQVGPSEVALVKTFGAYSSTTGPGIHLHLPYPFQSHVIVDVRTINKIEIGFRTTSSGRTTSYVFVEEEAEMITGDQNIISIEAIVQYRVSDPVDYAFNVIQGDDLVKLTSESVLREMVALLELEKVLTTERDKVAMETARRIQEIMNDYEAGIQIENVYLQDVTPPDPVVPAFDDVNNARQDQQTSINEAQRYANDVIPRAEGEAVKILNDAQAYAYEQISKATGEAERFRIMLEEYRKSEEITKNRLILDSIQKMLENSKIKVISEKGDTLNFINIAEVMGDD, from the coding sequence TTGGCTGAATATGAAGTATTTGATCCAGTAGATCCTAATGATGAGTTCAAAGAATATAGCAACGATAGAAAACATAGGTGGCGAAATATAATAATTCTTGTTATTATAATCGCTGTGGGAGCTTATCTTCTAACGGGGGTTTATCAAGTTGGCCCTTCTGAAGTAGCTTTAGTTAAAACCTTTGGTGCATACTCTTCAACAACTGGTCCTGGCATACATTTACATCTTCCTTATCCCTTTCAATCACATGTTATCGTAGATGTTAGAACAATAAATAAGATTGAAATTGGGTTTAGAACCACAAGTTCTGGCAGAACTACTTCTTATGTATTCGTTGAAGAAGAAGCGGAAATGATTACAGGAGATCAAAATATAATAAGTATAGAAGCTATAGTGCAATATAGAGTTAGTGATCCCGTAGATTATGCTTTTAATGTAATTCAGGGAGACGATTTAGTAAAATTAACTTCTGAGAGCGTTTTGCGAGAAATGGTTGCGTTATTAGAGTTAGAAAAAGTTTTAACTACAGAAAGAGATAAAGTAGCTATGGAAACTGCAAGAAGAATACAAGAAATCATGAACGATTATGAAGCAGGTATTCAGATAGAAAATGTTTACTTACAGGATGTTACACCACCTGATCCCGTAGTTCCTGCGTTTGATGATGTTAATAATGCTCGTCAAGATCAGCAAACTTCTATAAATGAAGCCCAAAGATATGCAAATGATGTAATTCCTCGTGCTGAAGGAGAAGCAGTAAAAATTTTAAACGATGCACAAGCTTATGCTTATGAGCAAATATCTAAGGCTACTGGCGAGGCTGAACGATTCAGAATAATGTTAGAGGAATACCGAAAGTCAGAGGAAATAACAAAGAACAGATTGATTTTAGACTCTATACAAAAAATGCTTGAAAATTCAAAAATAAAAGTTATATCTGAAAAAGGAGATACCTTAAACTTCATCAATATAGCTGAGGTTATGGGGGATGATTGA
- a CDS encoding ABC transporter substrate-binding protein, whose protein sequence is MKKVSVLLIALVCLLSVFSFAEKGPMPDKVYFDVRMQEDVAIQDVAAGNVDVFFSGVGAPTINALPQSTLDKLDIYSIPSGSWSLLFNPVPNAAPYTVKVGDKEYFNPLAIKDVRFAMNFLINRQYIVDEIQQGAGEVMYTVATPGQPGTQPYIDIAAKMGFAPEGNEELALETIENAMNEAANLPENKGRLVKKGQWWTFDGEPVTIKFLIRVDDPEGRLKAGRYIADQIEKAGIKVERLERDRTAIQIAYYSNPADLEWHIYTEGWGAGATRKFWHHIVAQMYAPWYANMPGGQDPANWNYVQDEIDYLTQKVYSGNFATEEEYWDSILRATELGLEDSVRIYISYQDQFFVANKDRFNRRMVYGLGDGLNQWSVITADTKDRILRATQFSSQGALFMSAWDPIGTDGFNDVFSINIASTMYDYGMFESPASADIVPAKVIPRLETLDTKFEVDEEGELVGLIEVPQDAIKFDTVSKKWVPVEPGLKSLSVCTYDITYGIWNHGIQESLADYMYAFAYAWDLSTQGDANDTRYDPTYSASATPGLIVEVARRINPDGSITVWFNYNFPVDDMYLASWGAPMFSVSQSGQPIGVSWEIVEALTRLVEHGGVSGRGYTLSATAAKGNVYEIDVIETAAVNDIKVELQKMINEKYVPVYINEYVTPDEAVKRYQTALDFINKYGHAYIGSGPFYMSKYDPVARYVELTAIRDERYPFERGYWNEFFETVRLNVDSVDLAFAAIGGLDLPVYINVSEVLYPYDTYTPATEGNVEVSLITPDGEKVFKAEVESPGRFLATIPGGVLAELDSGTYTVVVTAKSEGAIPSTYSSTIIIY, encoded by the coding sequence ATGAAAAAAGTTAGTGTTTTGTTAATCGCTTTAGTTTGTTTGCTTTCCGTTTTTTCTTTTGCAGAAAAGGGACCTATGCCAGATAAAGTTTATTTCGATGTTAGAATGCAAGAAGACGTCGCTATACAGGATGTCGCTGCAGGTAACGTTGATGTCTTTTTTTCAGGAGTAGGTGCTCCTACTATCAATGCTTTACCTCAATCTACTCTTGATAAACTTGATATCTATTCTATTCCTTCGGGTTCTTGGTCCTTGCTTTTTAATCCTGTACCAAACGCTGCCCCATATACAGTAAAAGTTGGAGATAAAGAATATTTTAACCCTTTAGCAATCAAAGATGTTAGATTTGCAATGAACTTTCTTATAAACAGACAATATATTGTCGATGAGATTCAGCAAGGTGCTGGGGAAGTAATGTACACAGTTGCTACCCCAGGACAACCTGGTACACAACCTTACATTGATATAGCAGCAAAAATGGGTTTTGCCCCAGAAGGAAATGAAGAACTAGCACTTGAAACAATAGAAAACGCTATGAACGAAGCTGCTAACCTTCCTGAAAACAAAGGTAGGCTGGTTAAAAAAGGTCAATGGTGGACCTTTGATGGCGAACCAGTTACTATAAAATTCCTGATTCGTGTAGACGATCCTGAAGGAAGACTTAAAGCTGGAAGATATATAGCAGATCAAATAGAAAAAGCTGGAATAAAAGTTGAAAGGTTAGAAAGAGATAGAACAGCAATACAGATTGCTTATTATTCAAATCCTGCAGACCTAGAATGGCATATTTATACCGAAGGTTGGGGTGCAGGAGCTACCAGAAAGTTCTGGCATCATATTGTAGCCCAAATGTACGCCCCATGGTATGCTAACATGCCTGGTGGTCAAGATCCTGCAAACTGGAATTATGTACAAGATGAAATTGATTATTTAACTCAAAAAGTATACAGTGGAAATTTTGCAACAGAAGAAGAATATTGGGATTCTATTTTAAGAGCGACAGAACTCGGATTAGAAGACTCTGTAAGAATTTACATCTCCTATCAAGACCAATTCTTTGTTGCTAACAAAGACCGTTTCAATAGAAGAATGGTTTATGGTTTGGGAGACGGTTTAAATCAATGGTCTGTAATAACTGCAGACACAAAAGATAGAATCCTAAGAGCTACTCAGTTTTCCTCACAAGGTGCTTTATTTATGAGTGCTTGGGATCCAATTGGAACCGATGGGTTTAACGATGTTTTCTCTATCAATATAGCTTCCACTATGTACGATTACGGAATGTTCGAAAGTCCTGCTTCTGCTGATATTGTACCAGCAAAAGTTATTCCAAGACTAGAAACTCTTGATACAAAGTTTGAAGTAGACGAAGAAGGAGAATTAGTTGGTTTAATTGAAGTACCTCAAGATGCAATAAAGTTTGATACGGTTAGCAAAAAATGGGTTCCTGTTGAACCTGGTCTTAAGTCTTTAAGTGTATGCACTTACGATATAACATATGGTATATGGAATCATGGTATTCAAGAAAGCTTAGCTGATTACATGTATGCATTCGCTTATGCATGGGATCTATCAACTCAAGGTGACGCTAATGACACAAGATACGATCCAACTTATTCTGCTTCTGCAACACCTGGATTAATAGTAGAAGTAGCAAGAAGAATTAATCCTGATGGTTCTATAACCGTCTGGTTTAATTACAACTTCCCTGTTGATGATATGTATTTAGCATCTTGGGGAGCACCTATGTTCTCTGTTTCCCAATCAGGTCAACCTATAGGAGTATCTTGGGAAATAGTAGAAGCCTTAACTAGATTGGTAGAACATGGTGGAGTTTCTGGAAGAGGTTATACACTTTCAGCAACTGCAGCAAAAGGTAATGTATACGAAATCGATGTAATTGAAACTGCGGCTGTTAATGATATTAAGGTTGAGCTTCAAAAAATGATCAATGAAAAATACGTTCCTGTTTATATCAATGAATATGTAACCCCTGATGAAGCTGTAAAGAGATATCAAACTGCACTTGATTTTATCAACAAATATGGACATGCATACATAGGTAGCGGACCTTTCTACATGTCAAAATATGATCCAGTTGCTAGATATGTTGAATTGACAGCAATAAGAGATGAAAGATACCCATTTGAAAGAGGATATTGGAATGAATTCTTTGAAACAGTAAGATTAAATGTTGATAGTGTAGATTTGGCTTTTGCAGCTATAGGCGGATTAGACTTACCAGTATACATAAACGTATCAGAAGTATTGTATCCATATGATACATACACACCAGCAACTGAAGGAAATGTTGAAGTTTCACTTATAACGCCAGATGGTGAAAAAGTATTCAAAGCAGAAGTTGAATCACCTGGAAGATTCTTAGCTACTATTCCTGGTGGAGTACTTGCCGAATTAGATTCTGGAACATATACGGTTGTAGTAACCGCTAAATCAGAAGGAGCTATACCATCAACCTATTCATCTACAATAATTATTTACTAA
- a CDS encoding tRNA1(Val) (adenine(37)-N6)-methyltransferase, whose translation MDALEFKNKIQKIDQIYRSISLYSPSVTHFPTHASVFLLATSPFKDGYKIVELGSGIGHVCLALSKLVENSLIYGIEVQKDLYLASLKNIQNNCIKNVEFYNLDVKEIKSLFTAECADLVISNPPHYFDGLKSDKKDRRVARSADNLKVMEDFIYAAKYLLKNKRLGCFVIHPSILSDVFIYLEKNNLEPQHMYIGYGNKNKDAQLISLIFRKNGGKNFVIHPPVFFDDLK comes from the coding sequence ATGGATGCTTTGGAATTTAAAAATAAGATACAAAAAATAGATCAAATTTATAGAAGTATAAGTCTATATTCACCTAGTGTAACTCATTTTCCCACCCATGCAAGTGTTTTTTTACTTGCGACCAGTCCCTTTAAAGATGGTTATAAAATAGTAGAATTGGGAAGTGGTATTGGTCATGTTTGTTTAGCTTTATCAAAATTAGTAGAAAATAGTTTGATTTATGGAATAGAAGTTCAAAAAGATTTGTATTTAGCTTCTTTAAAAAACATACAAAACAATTGTATTAAAAATGTTGAGTTTTATAACTTAGATGTTAAGGAAATTAAATCTCTTTTTACTGCTGAGTGTGCGGATTTAGTTATTTCAAATCCACCTCATTATTTTGATGGACTTAAAAGTGATAAAAAAGATAGAAGGGTTGCCAGGTCTGCCGACAACTTAAAGGTTATGGAAGATTTTATCTATGCGGCAAAGTATCTTTTGAAAAATAAAAGATTAGGATGTTTTGTAATTCATCCATCGATCTTATCTGACGTCTTTATATATTTAGAAAAAAATAATTTAGAGCCCCAACATATGTATATAGGATATGGTAATAAAAATAAAGATGCTCAACTTATATCGTTGATTTTTAGAAAAAATGGAGGAAAGAATTTTGTGATTCATCCTCCAGTTTTCTTTGACGATTTGAAATAG